One genomic region from Caulobacter sp. NIBR2454 encodes:
- a CDS encoding helix-turn-helix domain-containing protein, with product MSEGRGLELRTVVATNVRSIRRERGFSQEELGAAADLHRTYIGSVERSERNLSIDSIAALAHGLGVEPWRLLMPQPQG from the coding sequence ATGTCAGAGGGGCGGGGGCTAGAGCTTCGAACGGTTGTGGCGACGAATGTTCGCTCGATCCGTCGTGAACGAGGGTTTAGCCAGGAAGAACTGGGCGCAGCCGCAGACCTTCACCGTACCTATATTGGGTCCGTCGAGCGCTCTGAACGCAACCTGTCGATCGACAGCATCGCGGCGCTTGCCCACGGTCTAGGGGTCGAGCCGTGGCGTCTTTTGATGCCGCAGCCGCAGGGATAG